One genomic region from Streptomyces sp. Li-HN-5-11 encodes:
- a CDS encoding FUSC family protein yields MTAVLLCWSTALLLETAAHLHTDVLVLAVALSLTLSSTQRTADTRRRLTALVLLPATAAVAHLVGRLIATHYAVGAAVFTAGISFPIWIRRYGPTATKLGTLMTLPFVALLVVPGPALPPQAQSGLVSWAWSALIGVLACGCVWLVQGLSDAYGPWRPDPQAPAPRRPSRLHPRPSTRMAVQMAAATAAAFALGRLVFDHHWPWMVLTAYVSASGNRGRTDVLRKGAERFAGACAGTLLATGVAAAGITGRASVAVMFAVLAVSLWLRPLNYAYWAAGVTTALSLLLGYFGQDAAGLLPIRLAGIALGAVLSMAAAWWLLPVPRRRIVKAA; encoded by the coding sequence ATGACAGCAGTGCTGCTCTGCTGGTCCACCGCCCTGTTACTCGAGACCGCGGCCCACCTGCACACCGACGTCCTCGTCCTCGCGGTGGCCCTGAGCCTCACTCTGTCCTCGACCCAGCGCACGGCGGACACCCGGCGCCGCCTCACGGCGCTGGTGCTGCTGCCGGCGACGGCGGCCGTGGCGCACCTGGTGGGGCGGCTGATCGCCACCCACTACGCGGTCGGCGCGGCCGTCTTCACGGCCGGGATCTCGTTCCCGATCTGGATCCGCCGCTACGGCCCGACCGCCACGAAGCTGGGCACCCTGATGACGCTGCCGTTCGTGGCGCTGCTGGTCGTCCCCGGCCCCGCGCTGCCCCCTCAGGCGCAGAGCGGCCTGGTCAGCTGGGCCTGGTCGGCACTGATCGGTGTGCTGGCATGCGGCTGCGTATGGCTGGTGCAGGGGCTGTCCGACGCCTACGGCCCCTGGCGCCCCGATCCGCAGGCCCCGGCGCCCCGGCGGCCGTCCCGCCTGCACCCCCGCCCGAGCACCCGCATGGCGGTGCAGATGGCTGCGGCCACGGCCGCCGCGTTCGCGCTGGGCCGGTTGGTCTTCGACCACCACTGGCCCTGGATGGTTCTCACCGCGTACGTCTCCGCCAGCGGCAACCGGGGCCGTACCGACGTCCTCCGCAAGGGAGCCGAGCGCTTCGCCGGAGCGTGCGCGGGCACGCTGCTGGCCACGGGCGTGGCGGCGGCGGGCATCACCGGACGGGCCTCGGTGGCGGTGATGTTCGCCGTCCTGGCGGTCTCGCTGTGGCTGCGCCCCCTGAACTACGCCTACTGGGCGGCGGGCGTGACCACCGCCCTGTCCCTCCTCCTCGGCTACTTCGGCCAGGACGCGGCCGGCCTGCTGCCGATCCGGCTGGCGGGCATCGCGCTCGGGGCGGTGCTGTCGATGGCGGCGGCGTGGTGGCTGCTACCGGTCCCCAGGCGGCGGATCGTCAAAGCCGCGTGA
- a CDS encoding MarR family transcriptional regulator: protein MAAYDVLVDHLADHVVGHLSEAARVRRGLMRLNRRLRQERGDGSLSSNQLGVLGHLHRNGAATPGEIAAAERQRPQSLTRVFAELEAEGLIVRRPDTVDRRQSVLRLTEAGRRALERDMAQRDAWLARALASVGETERGVLTLAAALMERLADADVPGPDG, encoded by the coding sequence GTGGCTGCGTACGATGTCCTCGTGGATCACCTCGCGGATCATGTCGTGGGTCACCTCTCCGAAGCCGCCCGCGTCCGGCGCGGCCTCATGCGGCTCAACCGGCGCCTCAGGCAGGAGCGCGGGGACGGGAGTCTCAGCTCCAACCAGCTCGGAGTCCTCGGGCACCTGCATCGCAACGGTGCCGCGACGCCCGGCGAGATCGCCGCGGCCGAGCGGCAGCGACCGCAGTCGCTCACCCGGGTCTTCGCCGAACTGGAGGCGGAGGGGCTGATCGTGCGGCGGCCGGACACCGTCGACCGGCGTCAGTCCGTGCTGCGGCTCACCGAGGCCGGGCGGCGGGCGCTGGAACGGGACATGGCCCAACGGGACGCCTGGCTGGCCCGGGCCCTCGCGTCCGTCGGTGAGACGGAGCGCGGAGTGCTCACACTGGCGGCCGCGCTGATGGAACGGCTCGCGGACGCGGACGTGCCCGGCCCGGACGGCTGA
- a CDS encoding VOC family protein, whose translation MDADNSGALARGRVAPRLPAQDLDRARRFYADKLGLEPVDERPGGLLYRCGGTDFVVFRSTGASPGTFTQMGWEVDDVEAAVAQLRRRGVEFEDVDVPGFRTRDGIAEIEGNYPSKGARGERGAWFRDSEGNLLGIGQPTR comes from the coding sequence ATGGACGCGGACAACAGTGGTGCACTGGCCCGGGGACGCGTGGCGCCCCGGCTGCCGGCCCAGGATCTGGACCGGGCGCGGCGTTTCTACGCCGACAAGCTCGGTCTGGAGCCCGTCGACGAGCGGCCCGGCGGGCTGCTGTACCGGTGCGGCGGAACGGACTTCGTGGTCTTCCGGTCGACCGGCGCCTCGCCCGGCACCTTCACCCAGATGGGGTGGGAGGTCGACGACGTCGAGGCGGCCGTGGCCCAACTGCGGCGGCGCGGCGTTGAGTTCGAGGACGTCGACGTGCCCGGGTTCCGCACGCGGGACGGGATCGCCGAGATCGAGGGCAACTACCCGAGCAAGGGGGCGCGCGGCGAGCGCGGGGCCTGGTTCCGCGACAGCGAGGGGAACCTGCTGGGCATCGGCCAGCCGACACGGTAG
- a CDS encoding GPP34 family phosphoprotein → MTTPRDLLIVAMDVPGDRPVEQGDLSLTLAGAELADLLAAEAVTLDGDRIVPRLLPATGDRLLDEAGAALVREAPYESVEDWLWRRGRGLAAAYRAELGREERAAGQHHRRLSRPAGRAAPADSPARRAAADRWAFHEPVLAHLAAAVGIRSEPVQEIPDPGDDAVVTVLAAVHGAVTELEAVRQRRRIEDAAFDNVWRYP, encoded by the coding sequence ATGACCACACCGCGGGACCTGCTGATCGTCGCCATGGACGTTCCGGGCGACCGCCCCGTCGAGCAGGGCGACCTGTCGCTCACCCTCGCGGGAGCCGAACTCGCCGACCTGCTCGCCGCCGAGGCCGTCACCCTGGACGGCGACCGGATCGTGCCCCGGCTGCTGCCGGCCACGGGTGACCGCCTCCTGGACGAGGCGGGGGCGGCACTCGTGCGGGAGGCGCCGTACGAGTCCGTCGAGGACTGGCTGTGGCGCCGGGGCCGGGGCCTGGCCGCCGCCTACCGCGCCGAACTGGGGAGGGAGGAACGAGCCGCCGGGCAGCATCACCGCCGGCTCTCCCGGCCGGCCGGCCGGGCAGCGCCGGCCGACTCGCCGGCCCGTCGCGCGGCGGCCGACCGCTGGGCCTTCCACGAGCCCGTCCTCGCCCATCTCGCGGCGGCCGTCGGCATCCGTTCCGAACCGGTCCAGGAGATCCCGGACCCCGGCGACGACGCCGTCGTGACCGTTCTGGCCGCCGTCCACGGCGCGGTGACGGAACTGGAGGCCGTACGGCAGCGGAGGCGCATCGAGGACGCCGCCTTCGACAACGTCTGGCGCTACCCATGA
- a CDS encoding sigma-70 family RNA polymerase sigma factor, with translation MSTQHPLEPAALVTAAREGDPKAQDALVSAHLPLVYNIVGRALNGSVDVDDVVQDTMLRALDGLGGLRSAESFRSWLVAIAMNRVRAHWQDRQCAPDAVDEAGDVADPGADFVDLTLMRLQLSGQRLETARATRWLEPDDRGLLSLWWLECAGELTRAEVAEALKLSPRHTAVRVQRMKAQLEAARVVVRALDAQPVCPELREVLAGWDGRPAALWRKRIARHARDCVRCAGLWSGLMPAEGLLAGLALVAVPTALLTQIRSAIRSAVGAFDGAPVGLASPLGTADHPGGPGGPAPRHRSAGGRAASRDAARRRRRVRRRAAGGAVVAACLAGGGLWYFGAGPGAGREADTAAQASATPVTDLSAPDTPAAEPPSPSPSVSRTPSASKSPSASRSPHASRSTPASKQRPQPAPRTSSSPPAQPAPAGTVAQVVALVNRERSAAGCAPLTEDAELDSAARGQSDDMAARDFFDHTNPDGAGPGERITAAGYRWSAYGENIAKGQQTPESVMTSWMNSPGHRANILNCAFKNIGVGVHKGSGGPWWTQDFGTRL, from the coding sequence ATGAGCACACAGCACCCGCTGGAGCCGGCGGCACTGGTGACCGCCGCCCGCGAGGGCGATCCGAAGGCTCAGGACGCCTTGGTCAGCGCCCACCTTCCGCTGGTGTACAACATCGTGGGCCGGGCCCTGAACGGTTCGGTGGACGTGGACGACGTGGTGCAGGACACCATGCTCCGCGCCCTGGACGGGCTCGGCGGTCTGCGCTCCGCCGAGAGCTTCCGTTCCTGGCTGGTCGCGATCGCGATGAACCGGGTCCGGGCGCACTGGCAGGACCGGCAGTGCGCCCCGGACGCCGTCGACGAGGCAGGTGACGTCGCCGATCCGGGCGCCGACTTCGTCGACCTCACCCTGATGCGGCTGCAGCTGTCGGGGCAGCGGCTGGAGACCGCCCGGGCGACGCGCTGGCTCGAGCCGGACGACCGGGGCCTGCTGTCGCTGTGGTGGCTGGAGTGCGCCGGCGAGCTGACCCGGGCGGAGGTCGCCGAGGCGCTGAAGCTGTCGCCGCGGCACACGGCGGTACGCGTCCAGCGGATGAAGGCGCAGCTGGAGGCGGCCCGCGTGGTCGTACGGGCGCTCGACGCGCAGCCCGTCTGCCCGGAGCTGCGGGAGGTGCTGGCGGGCTGGGACGGCCGGCCGGCCGCGTTGTGGCGCAAGCGCATAGCCCGGCACGCCCGCGACTGCGTGCGGTGCGCGGGTCTGTGGAGCGGGCTGATGCCCGCCGAAGGGCTGCTGGCCGGCCTCGCCCTCGTCGCCGTACCGACGGCGCTGCTGACGCAGATACGTTCCGCGATACGTTCCGCCGTCGGCGCCTTCGACGGGGCGCCCGTCGGCTTGGCGTCCCCGCTCGGCACGGCGGATCACCCCGGCGGGCCCGGTGGGCCGGCGCCGAGGCACCGCTCGGCGGGCGGACGGGCCGCCTCCCGCGACGCCGCGCGGCGGCGCCGGCGCGTCCGGCGGCGCGCGGCCGGCGGGGCGGTCGTGGCTGCCTGCCTGGCCGGCGGCGGCCTGTGGTACTTCGGCGCCGGCCCCGGAGCCGGAAGGGAGGCCGACACGGCGGCACAGGCCTCGGCCACCCCGGTCACCGACCTGTCGGCACCGGACACCCCCGCGGCGGAGCCGCCCTCCCCCTCCCCGTCCGTGTCCCGCACCCCGTCGGCGTCGAAGAGCCCGAGCGCCTCCAGAAGTCCCCATGCGTCCAGGAGCACGCCCGCGTCGAAGCAGCGGCCCCAGCCGGCGCCGCGTACGTCGAGCTCACCGCCGGCCCAGCCTGCTCCGGCAGGCACCGTGGCGCAGGTCGTCGCGCTGGTCAACAGGGAGCGGTCGGCCGCCGGTTGCGCCCCGCTCACGGAGGATGCGGAGCTGGACTCCGCGGCGCGGGGCCAGTCCGACGACATGGCCGCCCGCGACTTCTTCGACCACACCAATCCCGACGGCGCCGGCCCCGGCGAGCGCATCACCGCCGCGGGCTACCGCTGGTCCGCCTACGGGGAGAACATAGCCAAGGGCCAGCAGACGCCGGAGTCGGTGATGACCTCCTGGATGAACAGTCCCGGACACCGCGCCAACATCCTCAACTGCGCCTTCAAGAACATCGGCGTGGGCGTTCACAAGGGTTCCGGCGGGCCGTGGTGGACACAGGACTTCGGGACCAGGCTCTGA